The nucleotide sequence GGAGTGAGGTCCGCGATTTCGGGTCGTCATGAATCGGAGACGAGGTCGAACGGCACCGCAAAGCCGCGGGTCTTCCGCCGATCCGGCCGCATGATTCCGGCACGTCGCTGCCATGCTCCAGGCATGACCTGAAGGCAGCACACCGCAGCGTGCGGCCCCGCCCACGGGATAAGGCAAACGTGGCGTGGCGCCTCGGTCGACCTCGACGCCATCGGGTCTCCGTCACCACGCCTCTGTGACACTGTGCCGCAAAGCGCCCCCCTCAAGATCGACATGAAAGACGACGGTGCCGGAGCGAACCAAGGTCGCTCCGGCACCGTTGTCTTCCGGTCAGGGGCTTTTCGAGTGCTGCCCGTACACGGTGTCTAGCCGAAGATCCGGGCGCGTAGTTCTTTCACCGTCTGAACGGAAGCGATCAGGTCCAGGGTGTCGAAGTGCAGCGACCATGCCGTGCCGGTCGCGGTCCGCACCGTTCGCTCGACCAGGCTGAAGGGAATAGTGCGCGGGTCGCCACCACCGAGCGCCACCGCGGTGCCGATCCACTCCCGGTATTCGGTGCCACCCGCGGACACGGTGGCCCGCGGCTCGAGCCGGATGTCGCGGACCGCGCCGAACAACCGGTCCAGATATTCGGTCATGGCCCGGCGGCCGGAGATCGGCGTGGTCAGGCCAGGTCCCTGCAGAGTCGCCGTGCCGTCCACGCCGGCGACCAGGATCTCGGCCGCTTCCCGGTTCCATGCCAGCTGCCGCACGCGAGGCGGCAGGGGGGCCGCCGGAGCCGGATCGGTCGCCGACGAGGCGATTCCCTCGAAGAGGTTCCGCAGCGGGTTCACCGGATCCTCGACCGGGCGGAACATGTTGACCTGGTCCCAGAACCGCCTGCCGTCCTGTACCCGGGCGGGGTCCTTGCCCGCAGCCGGATCACCGAGGACGAGCCGGTGCATCGTTTTGAAGGAGACCGGCTTCTCCTTGATCGTGCCGGTGTTGAGCGCCTCGACGAAGACGACTCTCCCGTCCGGGCTGGAGGTGACGGTCTCCGGCACGAAGACATAGTCCGGAACCAGCCGGAGTACGCCCTCGATCTGACTTTTGATCCCCGCCCAGTCCCTGGGCGTTTCGAGCCCGCTGTCCCACAGGCGCGCCGTTCCGTCTTGGACGAACAGGTTCAGGTATGCGTCGACATCCTGCGCGTTCCGTCCCCAGTCACGGTAGGCGGCCATGAACTGCCGCACGTTCGCCGGCACTTCCGCCGTCGTCCGGTCCGGTTGCCGTGCCTGTGGCTCGGCGTTCGCCGATGTCGCCAAGATGACGCAGGACAAAACGGCCACCGTGAGGGCAGGGATGATGCGCGAAACCCGCATGGGTTTTCTCCGATCGCTTCGGGGGAAAGCCGCTTCTCGGCTCCGTCTCGGCGCGGGAACGTGTGGTGGGTAGGTGTTCCCGCTCTGCCCAAAGGATCTTCGAGACACCGCACCCTGTCGATTACCTCTGGGGTAACGAGGCGAAGGACGTGGCCTGAACTCGCCGCACGCTAAGCGGCGGCAGGGTCGCGCAGGGTGAGGCTCGCGAGTTCGGCGCGGGATTGCACGCCGAGTTTGGGGTAGGCCTTGTACAGGTGGTGCCCGACCGTTCTCGGACTGAGGAACAGCTGCGCCGCGATGTCGCGATTGGACTGCCCGGTGGCCGCCAGCCGGACGATCTGCAGTTCCTGCGGGGTGAGCTGGGCAAGCGGGCCGTGCAACGTGGCGTGCCCGCCGCCGCTGCCTGTCACTCCGGTGGCGCCGAGTTCGCCTTCCACCCGTTCGAGCCACGGCCTGGCTTGCAATCGTTCGAACGTCTCCTTGGCGGAACGCAGATGGGTGCTCGCCTCCGCCTTGCGGCGGGCGCGGCGCAGCCATTCTCCATAGAGCAGCTCGGTTCGCGCCTGCTCGAACGGACGTCGATCCTTGCCGTGCAGGGAAAGCGCGGTCGTGAAGTGGTCTTCGGCTTCCCGCTCGGGGCCGAGCAGGGCCCGGCAGCGTGCGACCAAGGCGTCGGCCCACGCCTGGCGCATGCTCCTGGCGCGCGTGGTGAACCGGTCGAAGGCCTCGCCCGCCCTGGCCGGCTCGCCGACCCGCACCGCCGCCTCGACCAGGTCGGGCACGCTGCGGGTCGCCGCGACGCCGTAGCCGCCCGGTGACTCGGCGAGCGTCGCGAACCGGGCCAACGCGGCTGCGGCGCGGCCTCTGCCGAGGTCGAGCACACCGAGGGCCCAGATGGCCCGGTGGGTGCCGGGGCCGTCGGGCGCGGCAAGCACGCTGTCGGCGAGATCGCGGCATCGCGTGTCGTCGCCCTCGATGGCCGTGACGTAGGCCAGCAGCCCGGCGTGCATCCCGCGCCATTGGTGCTGGCCCGTGTCCTCCGCGATCTGGTTCCCCTCGGTGGCCGAGGCGACGGCGTCGCGGTGGAGGCTTGTCGCGAGTTGCGCCTCGGCGAGCAGGAACAACAAGTTCGGCAGCCGCGCGATCCGGCCGGCCGCCCTGGCCTCGGTCACGGCCCGTCGGGCGAGCGAGAGCACGGCGGCGTCCTGGCCGGTCGCCAGCTCGAGACCGCAGACCAGCAGCAGCTGATGCGGTGCGTCCGCGTGCCGGCAGGCTTGCTCGCCGAGCGCGGCCAGGTCGGCAGGCCCGACGTCGCGGTCGAGGAGAACCGAAATCGCCGCGACGAGTAGCCGGGCCATCGCGCCCCTCGCGCCACCCGGTTTGTGCCGCAGATCCGTCAGCCGGTCGAGGCTCTCGGCCAGTTCGCGCTGTCCGGCGAACCAGCCGAAGTAGGAACCCTCCAGCAGCAGGTCCAGCGATTGGTCCGGCCCGAGCCCCGTCAGGTTCGCCGCGTCGAGCAGCAGCCGGTGCGCTTCACCCGCCCGTCCCTCGGCGAACCGGGCAACGGCGTCGACCTTGACCAGCCGGGCTCGCAACTCGGGATCCTCCGGGGGCTCGGCCACCTCGACGGCCAGCGAACGAGCCCTGGACACCTCTCCGGCCTCGGCGGCGGCTTCGGCGGCGAGCACGAGCCGGCGCGCTCGCTCGGCGAC is from Amycolatopsis lurida and encodes:
- a CDS encoding nuclear transport factor 2 family protein; this encodes MRVSRIIPALTVAVLSCVILATSANAEPQARQPDRTTAEVPANVRQFMAAYRDWGRNAQDVDAYLNLFVQDGTARLWDSGLETPRDWAGIKSQIEGVLRLVPDYVFVPETVTSSPDGRVVFVEALNTGTIKEKPVSFKTMHRLVLGDPAAGKDPARVQDGRRFWDQVNMFRPVEDPVNPLRNLFEGIASSATDPAPAAPLPPRVRQLAWNREAAEILVAGVDGTATLQGPGLTTPISGRRAMTEYLDRLFGAVRDIRLEPRATVSAGGTEYREWIGTAVALGGGDPRTIPFSLVERTVRTATGTAWSLHFDTLDLIASVQTVKELRARIFG
- a CDS encoding ATP-binding protein, whose translation is MLHGRDTERRALDELLAAVMAGHSGALVVVGEPGIGKTTLLDYVAKTATSEGARVLRGSGVEFEAELPFAGLQLLLRPALRHLDALPEAQAVALRSALGLAPAGGGDQFLIGLAVLSLLACLAEDEPLVCLVDDAQWLDRATVETLMFAARRLAEEGVLLVFGARSRFSAQGLPELELTGLDASAATALLAEHADDLTPQLRYRLLAEAAGNPLALIELPAALGDAGSALDTHLPLTDKLRATFTAQLDRLPDATRWLLLVAAAEDTGDLATVLPAAAVFGATVADLRPAELAGLVVVADGTIGFRHPLVRTATYQGAPLADRLALHQALASALSGPEHADRRAWHLATASTGPDEAVAEELERTATRAGRRLGHTAAATAYERAAQLSPAVAERARRLVLAAEAAAEAGEVSRARSLAVEVAEPPEDPELRARLVKVDAVARFAEGRAGEAHRLLLDAANLTGLGPDQSLDLLLEGSYFGWFAGQRELAESLDRLTDLRHKPGGARGAMARLLVAAISVLLDRDVGPADLAALGEQACRHADAPHQLLLVCGLELATGQDAAVLSLARRAVTEARAAGRIARLPNLLFLLAEAQLATSLHRDAVASATEGNQIAEDTGQHQWRGMHAGLLAYVTAIEGDDTRCRDLADSVLAAPDGPGTHRAIWALGVLDLGRGRAAAALARFATLAESPGGYGVAATRSVPDLVEAAVRVGEPARAGEAFDRFTTRARSMRQAWADALVARCRALLGPEREAEDHFTTALSLHGKDRRPFEQARTELLYGEWLRRARRKAEASTHLRSAKETFERLQARPWLERVEGELGATGVTGSGGGHATLHGPLAQLTPQELQIVRLAATGQSNRDIAAQLFLSPRTVGHHLYKAYPKLGVQSRAELASLTLRDPAAA